The genomic window TCCCCTGATTACTGCCTGCTTCCCTGCAAATCTCGGATTGTACATCCCTTTATGGACAGCAGGCTCAGCATCAAGCCTTACTTTATCTCCCTGCTTAAATTCCTGGAAATATTTCGATAGTGATATCTTCCCTTTCTGCCTGAAATGCTTGCTCAGTTTAGACCTGGTCTTTCTCCTGAATCTGCCTATTCTTTTCATGGCTAAACGGATTTCAGAATAATTTATAAAAGTATCGAT from Candidatus Woesearchaeota archaeon includes these protein-coding regions:
- a CDS encoding 50S ribosomal protein L21e, with the protein product MKRIGRFRRKTRSKLSKHFRQKGKISLSKYFQEFKQGDKVRLDAEPAVHKGMYNPRFAGKQAVIRGKKGRCYEVIFDDNNKEKCLVVHPVHLRRM